A DNA window from Candidatus Poribacteria bacterium contains the following coding sequences:
- a CDS encoding M55 family metallopeptidase yields the protein MKIYILTDLEGVAMVSRWDQTRTGDATPEAKAQAMKLLTWEVNAAIDGILDVYPDAEVIVWDGHGSGGIDIMEFHPKAKLIPRGRPIFPPYFLDESFDALFFVGQHAMAGTEGAPLCHTYSSKTIEYYKINGMFVGEFGARAIMAGTFGVPTVFISGDDKAVAEAKALVPNIHGAIVKWGLGIELAIHLSPKAAQGVIRRTAAEAVRDIGSIEPVRVDPPYEQEIRVYEGVSIEGYLKRGAEKIDDRTVVIRSDNICDLFI from the coding sequence CAGACGCGAACGGGAGACGCCACCCCTGAGGCGAAGGCCCAAGCCATGAAACTGCTCACATGGGAGGTGAACGCCGCCATTGACGGTATCCTGGACGTCTATCCCGATGCGGAGGTGATAGTCTGGGACGGCCATGGAAGCGGCGGAATAGACATCATGGAGTTTCACCCCAAGGCCAAGCTGATCCCCCGCGGCAGGCCCATCTTTCCCCCCTATTTTCTGGATGAAAGCTTTGATGCCCTGTTCTTCGTAGGTCAACACGCTATGGCGGGGACGGAGGGGGCGCCGTTGTGTCACACCTATTCGTCCAAGACGATCGAGTATTACAAGATCAACGGCATGTTCGTAGGGGAATTCGGCGCGAGGGCGATCATGGCCGGCACATTCGGCGTCCCGACTGTGTTTATATCTGGGGACGATAAGGCCGTGGCTGAGGCCAAGGCGCTGGTGCCCAACATCCACGGCGCAATCGTGAAATGGGGGCTGGGTATCGAGCTGGCGATCCACCTCTCGCCTAAAGCCGCCCAAGGGGTGATCAGGAGGACCGCCGCCGAGGCGGTCAGGGATATCGGCTCCATCGAGCCGGTCAGGGTCGATCCGCCATATGAACAGGAGATACGCGTTTACGAAGGGGTGAGCATCGAGGGATATCTCAAACGAGGCGCTGAGAAGATCGACGACAGAACCGTGGTGATACGGAGCGATAATATCTGCGACCTTTTCATCTGA